The following proteins are encoded in a genomic region of Pseudomonas saponiphila:
- a CDS encoding MliC family protein has protein sequence MNTRLAMLCAVALASGLPLLVEAAQAQSPAPEPSYQSQVARYQCEGNVRIEAAYLNIDNGSSFATLHYKDQLIPMHIARSGSGALYIADDEQNSFRWHTKGKQGVLSFLEADHTAEEETLLKDCQEIDPQ, from the coding sequence TTGAACACTCGTCTTGCAATGCTCTGCGCCGTGGCTTTGGCTTCGGGCCTGCCGCTTCTGGTCGAGGCTGCCCAGGCTCAGTCACCCGCCCCTGAGCCGAGCTATCAGAGCCAGGTGGCGCGCTATCAGTGCGAGGGCAATGTCCGCATCGAGGCGGCCTATCTGAATATCGACAATGGCAGCTCGTTCGCCACGCTCCACTACAAGGACCAATTGATTCCCATGCACATTGCCCGTTCGGGTTCCGGGGCGTTGTATATCGCCGATGATGAGCAGAACAGCTTTCGCTGGCATACCAAGGGCAAGCAGGGCGTCTTGTCGTTCCTTGAGGCCGACCACACTGCCGAGGAAGAGACACTGCTCAAGGACTGCCAGGAGATCGACCCGCAGTGA
- a CDS encoding XdhC family protein → MESIDLQVLRTARDWRAAAEPVLLVTVARTWGSSPRPVGSMMALRGDGRVVGSVSGGCIEDDLIHRYSTAHGGAGLKDGVPEVVQYGVSADDAHRFGLPCGGTLQLVLEFNPSGPALDELLAALDSGRLIRRGLTLASNEVTLTATATPEQFSFDGRQMFNTLGPAYRLLMIGAGALAEYLATMALFNGFRVAVCDPRPEYIETWAVQGVERIIGMPDDVVRDFAVDLRTCIVALSHDPKLDDLALLEALHSPAFYIGAIGSRRNSQLRRERLIEHFAETPASLERLHGPIGLYIGSKTPAEIAVSVMAEILAAKNGVSLPGAFSVAQAKHAIESVACSS, encoded by the coding sequence ATGGAAAGCATTGACTTGCAAGTCCTGCGCACCGCACGGGACTGGCGCGCCGCCGCCGAACCGGTGCTGCTGGTCACGGTGGCACGCACCTGGGGCTCTTCACCGCGCCCGGTGGGGTCGATGATGGCCTTGCGTGGGGATGGGCGGGTGGTCGGCAGCGTGTCCGGCGGCTGCATCGAGGACGACTTGATCCATCGCTATAGCACCGCCCATGGCGGCGCCGGGCTCAAGGATGGCGTGCCTGAGGTGGTGCAGTATGGCGTCAGCGCCGACGACGCCCATCGCTTCGGCTTGCCCTGCGGCGGCACCCTGCAGCTGGTTCTCGAATTCAACCCGTCGGGGCCAGCGCTGGATGAACTGCTCGCTGCGCTCGACAGCGGACGCCTGATACGCCGGGGCCTGACTCTGGCCAGCAATGAGGTGACGCTGACCGCCACTGCGACACCCGAGCAGTTCAGTTTCGATGGCCGGCAGATGTTCAATACCCTGGGGCCGGCGTATCGGCTGCTGATGATCGGCGCCGGCGCGCTGGCCGAGTATCTGGCCACCATGGCCTTGTTCAACGGCTTCAGGGTCGCGGTTTGCGACCCTCGTCCGGAATACATCGAAACCTGGGCGGTACAGGGCGTGGAGCGCATCATCGGCATGCCCGATGACGTGGTCCGCGACTTTGCCGTCGACCTCCGAACCTGCATCGTCGCCTTGAGCCATGACCCCAAACTCGATGATCTGGCCCTCCTCGAAGCCCTCCACAGCCCGGCGTTCTACATCGGCGCCATCGGCTCGCGGCGCAACAGCCAACTGCGCCGCGAACGCCTGATCGAGCATTTTGCTGAAACCCCGGCCTCACTTGAGCGCCTGCACGGACCCATCGGCCTCTACATTGGCAGCAAGACACCTGCGGAAATCGCCGTCAGCGTGATGGCCGAGATCCTTGCCGCCAAGAACGGCGTCAGTTTGCCGGGCGCCTTCAGCGTCGCCCAGGCCAAACACGCCATTGAATCTGTAGCCTGTTCGTCCTAG
- a CDS encoding AraC family transcriptional regulator — protein MIQTAPHHESPLALNIDPRVNAPGDFATAIPGLSLFRRDQPAPPAVCMIEPSLVLVGRGEKRLWVGGEGYRYDPSRFLLTSLDLPANSEVLLASPRQPCVGLVLKLDVSLLAELITQGGLPANRPPAKAAGVGIGLMSPPLEGALDRLLALLDEPEAIPVLAPLILREIHYRLLNTDQGSRLRQITAVDGQGYRIGKAIDWLKVNYTTALRIEELAARVQMSAPTFHHHFRQLTGMSPLRYQKWLRLNEARRLMLMERLDVSRAAFAVGYESPSQFSREYGRLFGTAPSRDIGLLRGQPVAAQALDNAAH, from the coding sequence ATGATCCAAACCGCCCCGCACCACGAATCGCCCCTGGCGTTGAACATCGACCCGCGAGTGAATGCGCCCGGAGACTTCGCCACCGCCATCCCCGGCCTGTCGCTGTTTCGTCGCGACCAACCGGCGCCCCCTGCCGTGTGCATGATCGAGCCGAGCCTGGTGCTGGTGGGGCGTGGGGAAAAGCGTTTGTGGGTCGGTGGCGAGGGCTACCGCTACGACCCATCGCGATTTCTGCTCACCTCACTGGACCTGCCGGCCAACTCCGAAGTGCTTTTAGCCAGCCCCCGGCAACCCTGCGTCGGGCTGGTGCTGAAGCTGGACGTCAGCCTGCTCGCCGAGCTCATCACCCAGGGCGGCTTGCCGGCAAACCGCCCGCCCGCCAAGGCGGCTGGTGTGGGCATTGGCCTGATGTCGCCGCCCCTGGAGGGTGCCCTCGATCGCCTGCTGGCCCTGCTCGATGAACCCGAGGCGATCCCGGTGCTGGCGCCGCTGATTCTGCGGGAGATCCACTATCGGCTGCTCAATACCGATCAGGGATCACGACTGCGGCAGATCACCGCCGTCGATGGCCAGGGCTACCGCATTGGCAAAGCCATCGACTGGCTCAAGGTCAACTACACCACGGCGCTACGCATCGAAGAGCTGGCGGCGCGGGTACAGATGAGCGCCCCGACCTTTCACCATCATTTCCGTCAGCTCACCGGCATGAGTCCGCTGCGCTACCAGAAGTGGCTGCGGCTCAACGAGGCCCGTCGGCTAATGTTGATGGAGCGCCTGGACGTTTCGCGAGCGGCGTTCGCCGTCGGCTATGAAAGTCCCTCGCAGTTCAGCCGCGAATATGGCCGCCTGTTCGGCACCGCGCCCAGTCGCGACATCGGGCTGCTGCGTGGCCAGCCCGTCGCGGCACAAGCGCTCGACAACGCGGCACATTGA
- a CDS encoding MFS transporter: protein MTFRSTEKTGWSAVLAMSLAAFALVASEFMPVSLLTPIATDLHISEGQAGQGISVSGAFALVTSLVIAAIAARVERKTLLLCLTLLMMVSGTLVALAPGYLWFMFGRALIGIAIGGFWSLSAATAMRLVRPDQVSRALAMVNGGNALATVIAAPAGSFLGSLIGWRGAFFCVVPVATLAALWLLISLPSFKIERRAASGNPLRLMKQLPVALGMLAVSVFFMGQFMLFTYLRPFLEVVTGVSVSTLSFMLLGLGVAGFIGTCVIERFMGNGLYRTLTLIPLSMAVIALALVNFGSSPLLTAVLLGAWGLVATAAPVGWWTWLAQTLPDDAEAGGGLLVAIVQLAIAGGAIIGGLAFDLRGYQATFELSAVVLVAASLLAWLAGRSATHMSLVEANARV, encoded by the coding sequence ATGACCTTTCGTTCCACAGAAAAAACCGGCTGGAGCGCCGTGCTGGCCATGTCCTTGGCCGCATTCGCCCTGGTCGCTTCAGAGTTCATGCCCGTCAGCCTGCTGACCCCCATCGCGACCGACCTGCACATCAGTGAAGGCCAGGCCGGGCAGGGCATTTCCGTGTCCGGGGCCTTTGCCTTGGTCACCAGCCTGGTGATTGCGGCGATTGCCGCTCGGGTCGAGCGCAAGACGCTGCTGCTGTGCCTGACCTTGCTGATGATGGTGTCGGGCACGCTGGTCGCGCTTGCGCCGGGCTACCTCTGGTTCATGTTCGGGCGTGCCTTGATCGGTATCGCCATTGGCGGTTTCTGGTCACTGTCGGCGGCCACCGCCATGCGCCTGGTGCGGCCTGATCAGGTTTCCCGGGCTCTGGCCATGGTCAACGGGGGCAACGCCCTGGCCACGGTCATTGCCGCCCCGGCGGGCAGCTTCCTGGGCTCGCTGATAGGCTGGCGCGGCGCATTCTTCTGTGTGGTGCCTGTCGCGACGCTCGCCGCCCTGTGGCTGCTGATCAGCCTTCCGTCCTTCAAGATCGAGCGCCGGGCCGCGAGCGGCAATCCCTTGCGGCTGATGAAGCAGTTGCCGGTCGCCCTGGGAATGCTCGCCGTCAGCGTGTTCTTCATGGGGCAGTTCATGCTGTTCACTTACCTGCGTCCATTTCTCGAGGTCGTCACCGGCGTCAGCGTTTCCACCCTGTCCTTCATGCTGCTGGGGCTGGGAGTGGCCGGTTTCATCGGCACCTGCGTGATCGAGAGATTCATGGGCAATGGTCTTTACCGCACGCTGACGCTCATACCTCTGAGCATGGCGGTCATAGCGCTGGCCCTGGTGAACTTCGGTAGTTCGCCGCTGCTGACCGCCGTACTGCTCGGGGCATGGGGACTGGTCGCCACGGCCGCTCCCGTTGGCTGGTGGACCTGGCTTGCGCAAACCCTGCCCGATGATGCCGAAGCCGGAGGCGGCTTGCTGGTGGCCATCGTGCAACTGGCTATCGCCGGCGGGGCGATCATCGGTGGGCTGGCCTTTGATCTGCGCGGCTATCAAGCCACGTTCGAGCTAAGCGCGGTGGTGCTGGTCGCCGCTTCGCTGCTCGCTTGGCTTGCAGGTCGCAGCGCCACGCACATGAGTCTGGTCGAGGCGAACGCCAGGGTCTGA
- a CDS encoding cytochrome c, with protein MNLKILGIASLGLWSLMQAPLSVAENANGKNLYLQRCAMCHGADIKGTGLLAHKSNPPTPDLTTTAFKKRLNDYPGVIVSSVILRPNGDLIPRTLRENGVKIAPHPWSVKDFRDLNQYMSEVIARSR; from the coding sequence ATGAATCTGAAAATACTGGGTATCGCCTCGCTCGGGTTGTGGTCGCTCATGCAAGCCCCGCTGTCGGTAGCGGAGAACGCCAATGGCAAGAATCTCTACCTGCAGCGATGCGCCATGTGTCACGGCGCAGACATCAAGGGCACGGGGCTGTTGGCGCATAAAAGCAACCCGCCGACACCGGACCTGACCACCACCGCGTTCAAGAAACGCCTCAATGATTACCCCGGGGTGATTGTCTCTTCAGTGATCCTGCGCCCCAATGGCGACTTGATCCCCAGAACCTTGCGCGAGAACGGTGTAAAGATCGCGCCGCACCCTTGGAGCGTTAAGGATTTTCGCGACTTGAACCAGTACATGAGCGAGGTCATCGCCAGAAGTCGGTGA
- a CDS encoding c-type cytochrome yields MNNRRFARTAGWLTASCLVVAGLLAWYVTREPASALASHPITAAEIDPALVARGEYVARLSDCVACHSVPGGAPFAGGLEMATPLGAIHATNITPDTESGIGHYSLADFDRALRHGVAPDARRLYPAMPYPSYAKLSDDDVRALYAFFMKGVAPVRQANIPSAIPWPLNLRWPIALWNAVFVDAEPYAVKPTQDDLWNRGAYLVQGPGHCGSCHTPRGLAFNEKALDESAAPFLAGALLDGWYAPSLRADHNTGLGRWSEAQIVQFLKTGRNEHAVVYGSMTEAFNNSTQFMTDQDLMAIARYLKSLPGDRQRDGAPWQYQALSTATALDAPGAHTYMTHCASCHGPDGKGQGEWIPPLAGATSALARESASAINITLNGSQRVVAAGVPDAYRMPALREQLSDQQIAEVLTFVRGAWGNHGSAVQAQAVSQLRQHTDPASSSPIILHMR; encoded by the coding sequence ATGAATAACCGCCGATTCGCAAGAACCGCTGGCTGGCTGACAGCGTCATGCCTGGTCGTGGCCGGCCTGCTGGCCTGGTACGTCACTCGTGAGCCCGCCTCGGCGCTTGCCAGCCACCCGATCACGGCGGCCGAGATCGACCCGGCGCTGGTCGCCCGCGGCGAATACGTCGCCAGGCTCAGCGATTGCGTGGCGTGCCACAGCGTGCCGGGCGGCGCGCCGTTCGCCGGGGGCCTGGAAATGGCCACACCGCTGGGCGCGATCCATGCGACCAATATCACGCCGGACACCGAAAGCGGCATCGGCCACTACAGCCTGGCGGACTTCGACCGGGCGCTGCGCCATGGCGTGGCTCCCGACGCCCGCCGTTTGTACCCGGCGATGCCCTATCCGTCCTACGCCAAGCTCAGTGACGACGACGTGCGGGCGCTGTACGCGTTCTTCATGAAAGGCGTGGCGCCGGTCAGGCAGGCGAACATCCCCAGCGCCATTCCCTGGCCGCTGAACCTGCGCTGGCCGATTGCCCTGTGGAACGCTGTGTTTGTCGACGCCGAGCCCTACGCGGTCAAACCGACGCAGGATGATCTGTGGAACCGCGGCGCTTACCTGGTTCAGGGCCCCGGACACTGCGGCAGCTGCCATACGCCCCGCGGCCTGGCGTTCAACGAGAAGGCGCTGGATGAGTCCGCAGCGCCGTTCCTCGCCGGCGCCTTGCTCGATGGCTGGTATGCGCCAAGCCTGCGTGCCGACCACAACACCGGCCTGGGCCGCTGGAGCGAAGCGCAGATCGTGCAGTTCCTCAAGACCGGTCGCAACGAGCACGCTGTGGTCTATGGCTCGATGACCGAAGCGTTCAACAACTCCACCCAGTTCATGACCGACCAGGACCTGATGGCCATTGCCCGTTACCTCAAGTCGCTGCCCGGGGATCGCCAGCGAGACGGCGCGCCCTGGCAGTATCAAGCACTGTCGACCGCGACGGCGCTGGACGCGCCTGGCGCCCACACCTACATGACGCACTGCGCCTCGTGCCACGGCCCGGACGGCAAGGGGCAAGGCGAATGGATACCGCCGCTGGCGGGGGCTACCTCTGCCCTGGCCAGGGAAAGTGCCTCGGCGATCAACATCACCCTGAACGGCTCGCAGCGTGTCGTGGCTGCGGGAGTGCCGGACGCCTATCGCATGCCGGCCTTGCGCGAACAGTTGTCGGATCAGCAGATCGCCGAGGTCCTGACCTTCGTGCGCGGCGCCTGGGGCAATCACGGCAGCGCCGTCCAGGCCCAGGCAGTGAGCCAGTTGCGTCAGCACACCGATCCGGCCAGCAGCAGCCCGATCATCCTGCACATGCGCTAG
- a CDS encoding (2Fe-2S)-binding protein: MELKINQKTYQVDADADTPLLWVIRDDLGMTGTKYGCGLAQCGACSVLVDGNVVRSCVTPVAGVVGREVTTIEAIEADAVGKRVVATWVDLQVAQCGYCQSGQVMAATALLKQNPEPSDAQIRAAMVNLCRCGTYNAIHAALHELAGKRNLS, translated from the coding sequence ATGGAACTGAAAATCAACCAGAAGACCTATCAGGTCGATGCCGACGCCGATACACCCTTGCTCTGGGTGATCCGCGATGATCTGGGCATGACCGGCACCAAGTACGGTTGCGGGCTGGCGCAGTGCGGCGCCTGCTCCGTGCTGGTGGACGGCAATGTGGTGCGTTCGTGCGTGACGCCAGTGGCCGGAGTGGTCGGCCGGGAGGTCACCACCATCGAAGCCATCGAAGCCGATGCCGTGGGCAAGCGGGTGGTCGCCACCTGGGTCGACCTGCAGGTCGCCCAGTGCGGCTACTGCCAGTCCGGACAGGTGATGGCGGCCACGGCGCTGCTCAAGCAGAACCCCGAGCCGAGCGACGCGCAGATCCGCGCGGCGATGGTCAATCTGTGCCGTTGCGGTACCTACAACGCCATTCATGCCGCCCTGCATGAGCTGGCCGGCAAGAGGAACCTGTCATGA
- a CDS encoding GNAT family N-acetyltransferase: MQQGPLLHSSTGLLVREISLLDVERLQAFFVENPDYFHIVHGCAPQPDEARDEIDDCLPEGWSFTRKWKIGYFDGTGALVAMVSIVSDLLAPGVWHIGLFMLAGSLQGRGIARQLHRELEDWVAGQGARWLRLSVVFDNVRAEGFWRACGYVEARTRDGIELGRLRHRVRIMIKPLCSDSLEDYLTLMPRDRVEPPVSV; this comes from the coding sequence ATGCAACAAGGACCATTGCTTCATTCATCCACTGGACTGCTGGTCAGGGAGATCAGCCTGTTGGATGTCGAGCGGTTGCAGGCGTTCTTCGTTGAGAATCCGGACTACTTCCACATTGTTCACGGCTGTGCGCCGCAGCCAGACGAAGCCCGCGATGAAATCGATGACTGCTTGCCAGAGGGCTGGTCCTTCACTCGCAAGTGGAAGATAGGTTACTTCGACGGGACAGGTGCGCTGGTGGCCATGGTCAGTATCGTCAGCGATCTGCTGGCGCCCGGGGTTTGGCACATTGGTCTGTTCATGCTGGCCGGCTCGCTGCAGGGCCGGGGCATTGCCCGGCAGTTGCATCGCGAGCTTGAAGACTGGGTGGCCGGTCAGGGCGCGCGCTGGCTGCGCCTGAGCGTGGTGTTCGATAACGTCCGGGCCGAGGGCTTCTGGAGAGCCTGCGGCTATGTTGAGGCTCGTACCCGGGACGGCATCGAGCTAGGCCGGCTGCGGCACCGGGTGCGCATCATGATCAAGCCGCTGTGCTCGGATTCTCTTGAGGACTACCTGACCCTGATGCCCCGCGATCGGGTCGAGCCCCCGGTGTCAGTCTGA
- a CDS encoding YbjQ family protein, producing MIVTTTAHIEGREIAGYLDIVSAESVQGINVVRDLFAGMRDFFGGRSQTLERALREARIQATDEIKERARKLDADAVVGLDFEISMPSGRGGMVVVFATGTAVRLK from the coding sequence ATGATCGTCACCACCACCGCCCATATCGAGGGCCGGGAAATTGCCGGTTATCTGGATATCGTCAGCGCCGAATCGGTGCAGGGCATCAACGTGGTCCGCGACCTGTTCGCCGGGATGCGCGACTTTTTCGGTGGCCGTTCCCAGACGCTGGAACGGGCCCTGAGAGAGGCGCGGATCCAGGCCACCGATGAAATCAAGGAGCGCGCCCGCAAGCTCGATGCCGACGCAGTGGTCGGCCTGGACTTCGAGATCAGCATGCCTTCGGGGCGCGGCGGCATGGTGGTGGTGTTTGCCACCGGGACTGCAGTCAGGCTCAAGTGA
- a CDS encoding NAD(P)-dependent alcohol dehydrogenase, with product MQVFAYGAHAGDKPLEPLRITRRDPGPDDVLIEIAYCGICHSDLHQVRGEWAGTHFPCVPGHEIVGRVAAVGHKVTGFAPGDRVGVGCIVDSCKHCQECAEGLENYCDGMIGTYNFATPDAPGWTLGGYSQAIVVHQRYVLRIRHPEAQLAAVAPLLCAGITTWSPLRHWQAGPGKKVGVVGIGGLGHMGIKLAHALGAQVVAFTTSESKREAATSLGADDVVISSDAGQMAAHLQSFDLIINTVAAPHDLDALLVLLKRDGVMTLVGAPASPHPAPNVFNLIMKRRTLAGSMIGGIAQTQEMLDFCAEHGIVSDIELIAAQHIDQAYERMLRGDVKYRFVIDNATLAQ from the coding sequence ATGCAAGTCTTCGCTTATGGCGCCCATGCGGGCGACAAACCGCTTGAACCGCTGCGCATCACCCGTCGCGATCCCGGCCCGGACGATGTGCTGATCGAGATTGCCTATTGCGGCATCTGCCACTCCGACCTGCACCAGGTGCGCGGCGAGTGGGCGGGGACCCACTTTCCTTGCGTGCCCGGGCACGAGATCGTCGGCCGGGTCGCCGCGGTAGGTCACAAGGTCACCGGCTTCGCCCCGGGTGACCGGGTGGGGGTGGGCTGCATTGTCGACAGCTGCAAGCATTGCCAGGAGTGCGCCGAAGGCCTTGAGAACTATTGCGACGGGATGATCGGCACCTACAACTTTGCCACGCCCGATGCGCCGGGCTGGACACTCGGTGGCTACTCCCAGGCGATCGTCGTGCATCAGCGCTATGTGCTGCGTATTCGTCACCCCGAGGCGCAGTTGGCGGCCGTTGCGCCGCTGCTGTGCGCCGGCATCACCACCTGGTCGCCGCTGCGTCACTGGCAGGCCGGGCCCGGGAAGAAAGTCGGCGTGGTGGGCATCGGCGGCTTGGGCCACATGGGCATCAAGCTGGCACATGCCTTGGGCGCGCAGGTGGTGGCTTTCACCACGTCCGAATCCAAGCGCGAGGCGGCCACAAGCCTCGGCGCCGATGACGTGGTGATCTCAAGCGATGCCGGGCAAATGGCCGCGCACCTGCAAAGCTTCGACCTGATCATCAACACCGTTGCCGCGCCCCACGACCTGGATGCCCTGCTGGTGCTGCTCAAGCGCGATGGCGTGATGACCCTGGTGGGCGCGCCGGCCTCGCCGCACCCGGCGCCCAACGTGTTCAACCTGATCATGAAGCGCCGCACCCTGGCCGGATCGATGATCGGCGGCATTGCGCAAACCCAGGAGATGCTCGATTTCTGCGCCGAGCACGGCATCGTTTCGGACATCGAGCTGATAGCCGCGCAGCACATCGATCAGGCCTACGAGCGGATGCTCCGGGGCGACGTCAAATACCGTTTCGTGATCGACAACGCGACGCTGGCGCAGTGA
- a CDS encoding xanthine dehydrogenase family protein molybdopterin-binding subunit — MKPAIDPSLDASALVLNDPVNLSRRRFLTGTAVGALVLGFGLPLGSPRVQAATTAARGTQVPAFLEIRPDNRVRLLCPFMEGGQGTFTAMAQIVGEELDADPATFLVEAAPPGEAYVVMDNGLRITGGSMSVRMSYPVMRRLGALARAMLLQAGALQLGVAVSELSTEPGKVLHAASGRALTYGELAERAMDLPVPDPASVPLRDPSRFRWIGKPVKRVDAYDKSTGKALYSIDLQVDGMLHAAVQHAPRLGMTVGGLRNEEQVKAMKDVHSVHRLPGAVAVVAERWWHAKRAVEAIQVDWLEPSADSKVRPMPKDFSSDGWIQRLAHEKGPARDDENQGDVTSILAGAKTRIDAAYHNQYLNHGQLEPPSALARFNPDGSLEVWLPNQAPDMFLADIAKRTGLDPSRITLHSPLLGGFFGRHFLYDSANPYPQAIELSKAVGRPVKLIWSREEEFLRDVLRPVAAVNFRAALDNDGWPLAIEAISATEGPTEALAGRQGEKLDPTALEGLSGKSYAIPHKRIAQIYVKGPAMLGYWRSVGNSLNDFFYESFLDELADKGGKDPFELRLHLLRDNQRLTTLLQAVGELSGGWKRGPFTAEDGTRRARGVAMASPFGTQTAVIAEVSIENGQVKVHDIWQAIDPGSIVNPAIVEAQVNGAVALGLSQTLVEESVWVDGKPRARNYDLYPILPPARMARVHVRVVESGEKMGGIGEPPLPAVAPAVANAVAALTGQRVRSLPMSRHTFT, encoded by the coding sequence ATGAAGCCCGCAATCGATCCTTCCCTCGACGCCTCGGCGCTGGTCCTGAACGATCCGGTCAATCTGTCGCGCCGGCGCTTTTTGACCGGCACCGCCGTCGGCGCGCTGGTGCTGGGGTTCGGCCTGCCGCTGGGTTCGCCCCGGGTGCAAGCGGCGACGACTGCCGCGCGTGGCACCCAGGTCCCGGCGTTTCTGGAAATCCGCCCGGATAACCGCGTGCGCCTGCTGTGCCCGTTCATGGAAGGCGGCCAGGGCACTTTCACCGCGATGGCCCAGATCGTCGGTGAGGAACTGGACGCCGACCCGGCGACCTTCCTGGTGGAGGCCGCGCCACCCGGCGAGGCCTATGTGGTCATGGACAACGGCTTGCGCATCACCGGCGGCAGCATGTCGGTGCGCATGAGTTACCCGGTCATGCGCCGCCTAGGCGCCCTGGCCCGCGCCATGCTGCTGCAGGCGGGCGCATTGCAGCTGGGGGTGGCGGTGAGCGAGTTGAGCACCGAGCCTGGCAAAGTGCTGCATGCCGCGTCGGGCCGCGCGCTGACCTACGGTGAACTGGCCGAGCGGGCGATGGATCTGCCGGTTCCCGATCCGGCCTCCGTGCCACTGCGCGACCCGAGCCGGTTCCGCTGGATCGGCAAGCCGGTCAAGCGCGTCGATGCCTACGACAAGTCCACGGGCAAGGCGCTTTACAGCATCGATCTGCAGGTCGACGGCATGCTGCATGCTGCCGTTCAACATGCCCCCCGCCTGGGCATGACCGTGGGCGGCCTGCGCAACGAAGAGCAGGTCAAGGCGATGAAAGACGTGCACTCGGTGCATCGCCTGCCAGGCGCCGTGGCGGTGGTCGCCGAACGCTGGTGGCACGCCAAACGAGCGGTGGAGGCGATTCAGGTCGACTGGCTGGAGCCATCGGCCGACAGCAAGGTGCGGCCGATGCCCAAGGACTTTTCCAGCGACGGCTGGATCCAGCGCCTTGCCCATGAAAAGGGCCCGGCCAGGGACGACGAAAACCAAGGCGACGTGACGTCGATTCTGGCCGGCGCCAAGACCCGGATCGACGCCGCCTACCACAACCAATACCTGAACCACGGGCAGCTGGAACCGCCATCGGCGCTGGCCAGATTCAACCCCGACGGCTCGCTGGAGGTCTGGCTGCCGAACCAGGCGCCGGACATGTTCCTGGCGGACATCGCCAAGCGCACGGGGCTGGATCCATCGCGCATCACCTTGCATTCGCCATTGCTGGGGGGATTCTTCGGGCGGCATTTTCTCTACGACTCAGCCAATCCCTATCCCCAGGCGATCGAGTTGTCCAAGGCGGTTGGCCGCCCGGTAAAACTGATCTGGAGCCGGGAGGAAGAGTTCCTGCGTGACGTGCTGCGTCCGGTGGCCGCGGTGAATTTCCGCGCCGCCCTGGATAACGACGGCTGGCCCCTGGCAATCGAAGCGATCAGCGCCACCGAGGGGCCGACCGAGGCCCTCGCCGGCCGCCAGGGTGAAAAGCTCGACCCCACGGCGTTGGAAGGCTTGTCGGGCAAGTCCTACGCGATTCCCCACAAGCGCATCGCGCAGATCTACGTCAAGGGCCCGGCCATGTTGGGCTACTGGCGTTCGGTGGGTAATTCCCTCAACGACTTCTTTTACGAATCCTTCCTTGACGAGCTGGCTGACAAGGGTGGCAAGGACCCGTTCGAACTGCGCCTGCACTTGCTGCGGGACAACCAGCGCCTGACCACCCTGCTGCAGGCGGTGGGTGAACTGTCGGGAGGCTGGAAGCGCGGGCCCTTTACCGCCGAAGACGGCACCCGACGGGCGCGAGGCGTGGCCATGGCGTCGCCGTTCGGCACCCAGACTGCGGTGATTGCCGAAGTCTCCATCGAAAACGGGCAGGTCAAGGTGCACGACATCTGGCAGGCGATCGACCCCGGCAGCATCGTCAATCCGGCGATTGTCGAGGCTCAAGTCAACGGCGCCGTGGCGCTGGGGCTGTCGCAGACCCTGGTGGAGGAATCGGTGTGGGTCGATGGCAAGCCTCGGGCTCGCAACTACGACTTGTATCCGATCCTGCCGCCTGCGCGGATGGCGCGGGTGCACGTGCGAGTCGTCGAGAGCGGAGAAAAAATGGGCGGTATCGGTGAACCGCCGTTGCCCGCGGTCGCGCCGGCCGTCGCGAACGCGGTGGCGGCGCTGACCGGACAGCGGGTCCGCAGCCTGCCCATGAGCCGACACACCTTCACCTGA